TCCTCTCCCTTTTCAAGGAGATATGCGGAAGGTAGAGGGGTAGAAATCCAAAGAGCAAAACAATAATTATTTTTTCTAAAATATAATGAGGTTGATCTTATTTCGACCTCATTTTTTTATTCTTTTTTTTAAAACTCCAACGATGATGAAAAAAATAATTTAAGGGGGTCAAAATAGCCGTACAAAAAATATTTGCCAACAAATAGCCAATTCTCACAATATCCACCAGAATAAACACCCCCACAATATTAATAAAATGACTTGATGCCATCACACTATAAAACTTCCATAACTCACGCCAAAAGAGCTTTTTTTTAGTTCTAAAAGTATAAATTTTATTCAGGTAAAAACTTACAAAATTAACCACCAAAATAGCCACTATGGTAGAGATTAAATAAT
The sequence above is a segment of the Cyanobacterium stanieri PCC 7202 genome. Coding sequences within it:
- a CDS encoding GtrA family protein (PFAM: GtrA-like protein~InterPro IPR007267~KEGG: lsl:LSL_1271 cell wall teichoic acid glycosylation protein GtcA~PFAM: GtrA family protein~SPTR: Genome sequencing data, contig C200); amino-acid sequence: MIEKIKSAKVSKFLAIGGVCGILHLGILYGLTSMLEVNYLISTIVAILVVNFVSFYLNKIYTFRTKKKLFWRELWKFYSVMASSHFINIVGVFILVDIVRIGYLLANIFCTAILTPLNYFFHHRWSFKKKNKKMRSK